A single region of the Glycine max cultivar Williams 82 chromosome 20, Glycine_max_v4.0, whole genome shotgun sequence genome encodes:
- the LOC100798154 gene encoding 2-oxoglutarate and iron-dependent oxygenase domain-containing protein CP2 isoform X2: MSSQNQNRSLEQAGPSGSGGQVGVRVVNWSGSDRLCISPKRDHKPENYDDLQFEFNPNIFASLEHYLPPHMLNLSRDVKLHYIRNILLRYLPENDRIWIQKLREYRLKIILNYPPLHKEIFTMDAESFFVPSFLRAIKENTEASFRSIMAEPCKGVYTFEMLQPQFCKKLMSEVDHFERWVHGTKLRIMRPNAMNKNKHGVILDDFAFEAMLDRFMCDFIQPISRVFYPELGGSSLDSHHGFVVEYGINKDVELGLHEDEAEVTLNVCLGKEFSGGDLFFQGVRCDAHVTTNTQPEEAFNYSHVPGHAILHPGRNRHGTRPTTSGNRMNLILWCRSSAFIELKRYQRDFYSWCAECRRKKAERVRLSVVAAKQELLKSEI; this comes from the exons ATGTCGTCGCAGAATCAGAATAGGTCGTTGGAGCAAGCTGGACCCTCCGGCTCCGGTGGACAGGTGGGAGTGAGAGTAGTGAATTGGAGTGGTTCCGATAGGCTTTGCATAAGCCCTAAGCGAGATCACAAGCCCGAAAACTATGACGACCTTCAATTCGAGTTCAATCCTAATATCTTCGCCTCTCTCGAGCACTATTTGCCTCCTCATATGCTCAACCTCTCACGTGATGTTAAGCTTCACTACATCAGGAACATTCTTCTTCGCTATTTGCCTGAGAATGACCGCATTTGG ATTCAAAAGCTGAGGGAATACAGGCTAAAGATCATATTGAATTATCCA ccgCTGCATAAGGAGATATTTACTATGGATGCTGAGAGCTTTTTCGTACCATCATTTCTCAGAGCAAtaaaagaaaacacagaagcgAGTTTTAGAAGTATAATGGCTGAACCTTGTAAAGGAGTTTATACATTTGAAATGCTTCAACcacaattttgtaaaaaactgATGTCTGAG GTGGATCATTTTGAAAGATGGGTCCATGGTACCAAACTCAGAATCATGCGACCTAAtgcaatgaataaaaataaacatggtGTTATTCTTGATGATTTTgcctttgaagccatgcttgaCAGATTTATGTGTGATTTCATACAACCTATATCTCgag ttttctacCCTGAACTTGGTGGATCCTCACTGGACTCTCACCATGGTTTTGTTGTTGAATATGGAATTAATAAGGATGTGGAACTTG GCTTACATGAGGATGAGGCAGAAGTCACCTTAAATGTTTGCTTGGGAAAAGAATTTTCTGGTGGAGACCTGTTCTTCCAGGGTGTTCGATGTGATGCACATGTAACTACAAATACGCAACCAGAG GAGGCCTTCAATTATTCCCATGTCCCAGGACACGCAATTCTTCATCCTGGTCGTAACCGGCATGGCACTAGACCTACAACATCTGGGAATCGGATGAATTTAATTCTCTGGTGTAGAAG TTCGGCTTTTATAGAGTTGAAGCGATATCAAAGAGATTTTTATAGCTGGTGTGCAGAATGCAGACGCAAGAAGGCAGAGAGAGTGCGTTTGTCAGTTGTGGCCGCCAAACAG GAATTACTAAAGAGCGAAATATAA
- the LOC100798154 gene encoding 2-oxoglutarate and iron-dependent oxygenase domain-containing protein CP2 isoform X1, producing MSSQNQNRSLEQAGPSGSGGQVGVRVVNWSGSDRLCISPKRDHKPENYDDLQFEFNPNIFASLEHYLPPHMLNLSRDVKLHYIRNILLRYLPENDRIWFVILCSIQQIQKLREYRLKIILNYPPLHKEIFTMDAESFFVPSFLRAIKENTEASFRSIMAEPCKGVYTFEMLQPQFCKKLMSEVDHFERWVHGTKLRIMRPNAMNKNKHGVILDDFAFEAMLDRFMCDFIQPISRVFYPELGGSSLDSHHGFVVEYGINKDVELGLHEDEAEVTLNVCLGKEFSGGDLFFQGVRCDAHVTTNTQPEEAFNYSHVPGHAILHPGRNRHGTRPTTSGNRMNLILWCRSSAFIELKRYQRDFYSWCAECRRKKAERVRLSVVAAKQELLKSEI from the exons ATGTCGTCGCAGAATCAGAATAGGTCGTTGGAGCAAGCTGGACCCTCCGGCTCCGGTGGACAGGTGGGAGTGAGAGTAGTGAATTGGAGTGGTTCCGATAGGCTTTGCATAAGCCCTAAGCGAGATCACAAGCCCGAAAACTATGACGACCTTCAATTCGAGTTCAATCCTAATATCTTCGCCTCTCTCGAGCACTATTTGCCTCCTCATATGCTCAACCTCTCACGTGATGTTAAGCTTCACTACATCAGGAACATTCTTCTTCGCTATTTGCCTGAGAATGACCGCATTTGG TTTGTTATTCTATGTTCGATTCAACAGATTCAAAAGCTGAGGGAATACAGGCTAAAGATCATATTGAATTATCCA ccgCTGCATAAGGAGATATTTACTATGGATGCTGAGAGCTTTTTCGTACCATCATTTCTCAGAGCAAtaaaagaaaacacagaagcgAGTTTTAGAAGTATAATGGCTGAACCTTGTAAAGGAGTTTATACATTTGAAATGCTTCAACcacaattttgtaaaaaactgATGTCTGAG GTGGATCATTTTGAAAGATGGGTCCATGGTACCAAACTCAGAATCATGCGACCTAAtgcaatgaataaaaataaacatggtGTTATTCTTGATGATTTTgcctttgaagccatgcttgaCAGATTTATGTGTGATTTCATACAACCTATATCTCgag ttttctacCCTGAACTTGGTGGATCCTCACTGGACTCTCACCATGGTTTTGTTGTTGAATATGGAATTAATAAGGATGTGGAACTTG GCTTACATGAGGATGAGGCAGAAGTCACCTTAAATGTTTGCTTGGGAAAAGAATTTTCTGGTGGAGACCTGTTCTTCCAGGGTGTTCGATGTGATGCACATGTAACTACAAATACGCAACCAGAG GAGGCCTTCAATTATTCCCATGTCCCAGGACACGCAATTCTTCATCCTGGTCGTAACCGGCATGGCACTAGACCTACAACATCTGGGAATCGGATGAATTTAATTCTCTGGTGTAGAAG TTCGGCTTTTATAGAGTTGAAGCGATATCAAAGAGATTTTTATAGCTGGTGTGCAGAATGCAGACGCAAGAAGGCAGAGAGAGTGCGTTTGTCAGTTGTGGCCGCCAAACAG GAATTACTAAAGAGCGAAATATAA